The Temnothorax longispinosus isolate EJ_2023e chromosome 7, Tlon_JGU_v1, whole genome shotgun sequence genome contains a region encoding:
- the Wnd gene encoding uncharacterized protein Wnd isoform X3, producing the protein MGLTRFFLISKKPATQNDDVAAGDPTAVTIVPDDVASATTKSMLCIQEELAQLSEIAGSPERLITELREVQLPNSNHLNSASNSSDAATKCAPGSESIDSQRSSWVEGILGCMRPVWTMLSKAAINDKIKGFSSKLSDDWEIPFEAISELQWLGSGAQGAVFSGKLNKEIVAVKKVKEPKETDIRHLRKLNHPNIVHFKGVCTKPPCYCIIMEFCPFGPLYDLLRAGEPVPPARLVSWSKQIAAGMAYLHAHKIIHRDLKSPNVLIGQGEVVKISDFGTSRQWNEISTKMTFAGTVAWMAPEVIRNELCSEKVDIWSYGVVLWELLSGEIPYKDVDSSAVMWGVGSNSLHLPIPTSCPEGYGLLVKQCWSAKPRNRPSFKLIEMHLAIAAVDVLSTEPEDYFKAQQSWKKEIQEHMQHMPLFTNTDPRFEAELIRRRKDELRHAQDVREHYERKLERTNNLYLELNSILLQLELRERDVIKRRSIALHNRFALTGLIAQDCSRTRTFGNKCLVCLRREQQSTGYKQYKKRLVRPLLKAQERLYRRRNGTVQFSTSSTPTTPPSPTDSPQSPVKATMYTQLNESNQPETVLAPSNSFKQRKYRHRRVGSGCGLSSSPRSSPHRERKSTEIPGRFVDSHTQTDTADISESDHTSVANIALSLPEKSSLDLVRRHSLHKQTTECLNGNPILPETHYPMQTSSCSSPEHLDENNSNGNERLRDCSDDDNLETLGRKVSEIINANRLIIDNGNGDDVIISHSRNKEDSVKLSGHYVEQSDKIRASSDNTDDREDDACEESWSDEEGEDPSYTYNYSLRRRSIARRPIGPGCRLRRSKLTISGRIQGALASDEENTSEYSHPPSSQTSTLESNPDVQRVLRNIHHSQKRKEIDDVSDTSSQSETDEVSEVTIASQPASGSMKMESRI; encoded by the exons ATGGGCCTCACGCGTTTTTTCCTCATCAGCAAGAAGCCAGCGACGCAGAACGACGACGTTGCCGCCGGCGACCCCACCGCCGTTACGATAGTACCCGACGATGTGGCCAGCGCTACGACGAAGAG CATGCTGTGTATCCAAGAGGAGCTGGCTCAGCTGAGTGAAATCGCGGGAAGCCCCGAACGGCTAATCACCGAGCTGCGTGAGGTTCAATTGCCGAATAGTAATCATCTCAATTCCGCGAGTAACTCCAGCGACGCCGCGACAAAATGCGCTCCCGGATCGGAAAGCATCGATTCTCAACGATCGAGTTGGGTCGAGGGCATCCTGGGATGCATGCGTCCCGTTTGGACCATGTTATCGAAGGCCgctattaatgataaaatcaaGGGATTTTCAAGTAAGTTAT CTGACGATTGGGAGATACCCTTCGAAGCAATCAGCGAGCTGCAATGGCTCGGATCTGGGGCTCAAGGTGCAGTATTTAgtggaaaattaaataaggaaATAGTAGCTGTGAAAAAGGTGAAGGAACCGAAAGAGACTGACATACGCCATTTACGGAAACTCAATCATCCGAATATTGTGCACTTTAA AGGAGTGTGTACAAAACCTCCTTGCTATTGCATAATAATGGAGTTTTGTCCGTTCGGGCCATTATATGACCTTCTAAGAGCTGGAGAACCGGTTCCTCCTGCTAGATTGGTGTCATGGTCAAAACAGATAGCTGCGGGGATGGCGTATCTTCATGCTCACAAAATCATACACAGAGATCTCAAAAGTCCAAA TGTTCTAATAGGACAAGGGGAAGTAGTAAAGATCAGTGATTTCGGCACGAGTAGACAGTGGAATGAAATTAGCACGAAAATGACTTTCGCTGGTACGGTGGCGTGGATGGCGCCGGAGGTAATCAGGAACGAGCTATGCTCGGAGAAGGTAGACATATGGTCGTACGGGGTCGTACTATGGGAATTACTGAGCGGCGAGATACCTTACAAGGATGTAGATTCCTCCGCTGTTATGTGGGGAGTGGGCAGCAATTCTCTTCATTTACCAATTCCCACCAGTTGCCCGGAGGGATATGGGCTACTGGTTAAGCAGTGTTGGTCAGCCAAACCGCGTAACAGGCCTTCCTTCAAACTCATCGAGATGCACCTCGCTATTGCAGCTGTTGATGTACTCTCCACGGAACctgaagattattttaaagcaCAG CAATCTTGGAAGAAGGAAATACAGGAACACATGCAGCATATGCCACTATTTACTAATACCGATCCACGTTTCGAGGCTGAGCTAATCCGACGGAGGAAGGATGAATTGCGACACGCTCAGGATGTCAGAGAACACTATGAGCGTAAACTCGAACGTACTAACAATCTGTACTTGGAACTAAACTCTATTCTACTGCAATTAGAATTACGCGAGCGAGATGTGataaa acGACGCAGTATCGCTTTGCATAACCGTTTTGCGCTTACGGGACTGATAGCACAAGACTGCAGCCGAACTCGCACATTTGGAAATAAATGTCTGGTTTGTCTCAGGAGAGAACAGCAATCAACAGGATACAAGCAGTACAAGAAACGTCTTGTCCGTCCTTTGCTGAAGGCCCAGGAGAGGCTGTACCGCAGACGTAATGGCACAGTACAGTTCTCCACTTCCTCAACGCCTACTACTCCTCCATCGCCCACGGATTCACCACAGAGCCCTGTCAAAGCCACCATGTACACGCAGCTGAACGAATCCAATCAACCGGAAACTGTTTTAGCACCAAGCAATAGCTTCAAACAGCGTAAATACAGGCATCGTAGGGTCGGTTCGGGTTGTGGTCTAAGTTCCAGTCCTAGATCGAGTCCTCATCGTGAAAGAAAG AGTACAGAAATACCTGGAAGATTCGTTGACAGTCACACACAAACGGACACCGCAGACATCAGTGAATCGGATCACACCTCGGTAGCGAATATAGCACTTTCTTTACCGGAGAAATCCTCCTTGGACCTCGTCAGAAGACATTCATTGCATAAGCAAACAACAGAATGCTTAAACGGGAATCCAATTTTGCCGGAAACGCATTATCCTATGCAAACGAGTTCGTGCTCCAGCCCCGAGCActtagatgaaaataattccAATGGAAACGAACGTTTGAGGGATTGTAGCGACGACGACAATCTTGAGACTCTCGGCAGAAAAGTCAGCGAAATTATTAATGCGAATCGTCTTATCATTGACAATGGAAATGGCGATGATGTCATAATCTCTCATAG TAGAAATAAAGAAGATTCGGTTAAATTATCTGGGCACTATGTGGAACAATCCGATAAAATACGAGCTTCTTCGGACAATACGGATGATCGCGAAGACGATGCTTGTGAAGAAAGCTGGTCGGATGAAGAGGGAGAGGATCCAAGTTATACTTATAACTATTCCTTAAGACGAAGAAG TATCGCAAGAAGGCCGATCGGTCCCGGATGCAGATTACGAAGATCTAAACTAACAATATCCGGGAGAATACAGGGGGCATTAGCTTCTGATGAGGAAAATACTTCTGAATATTCGCATCCTCCGTCCAGTCAGACTTCCACCTTAGAAAGTAATCCGGATGTTCAAAGAGTTCTTCGTAATATACATCATTCCCAAAAA AGAAAGGAAATAGACGACGTTTCTGATACATCGAGTCAATCGGAAACGGACGAAGTCAGTGAAGTTACAATTGCATCTCAACCGGCTAGTGGATCTATGAAGATGGAGAGCCGAATATAG
- the Wnd gene encoding mitogen-activated protein kinase kinase kinase 12 isoform X6 produces the protein MRTPAETETLAQPEMYNLETEETGTSADVSGVVLSSPHPEAHIFTNSMLCIQEELAQLSEIAGSPERLITELREVQLPNSNHLNSASNSSDAATKCAPGSESIDSQRSSWVEGILGCMRPVWTMLSKAAINDKIKGFSSKLSDDWEIPFEAISELQWLGSGAQGAVFSGKLNKEIVAVKKVKEPKETDIRHLRKLNHPNIVHFKGVCTKPPCYCIIMEFCPFGPLYDLLRAGEPVPPARLVSWSKQIAAGMAYLHAHKIIHRDLKSPNVLIGQGEVVKISDFGTSRQWNEISTKMTFAGTVAWMAPEVIRNELCSEKVDIWSYGVVLWELLSGEIPYKDVDSSAVMWGVGSNSLHLPIPTSCPEGYGLLVKQCWSAKPRNRPSFKLIEMHLAIAAVDVLSTEPEDYFKAQQSWKKEIQEHMQHMPLFTNTDPRFEAELIRRRKDELRHAQDVREHYERKLERTNNLYLELNSILLQLELRERDVIKRRSIALHNRFALTGLIAQDCSRTRTFGNKCLVCLRREQQSTGYKQYKKRLVRPLLKAQERLYRRRNGTVQFSTSSTPTTPPSPTDSPQSPVKATMYTQLNESNQPETVLAPSNSFKQRKYRHRRVGSGCGLSSSPRSSPHRERKSTEIPGRFVDSHTQTDTADISESDHTSVANIALSLPEKSSLDLVRRHSLHKQTTECLNGNPILPETHYPMQTSSCSSPEHLDENNSNGNERLRDCSDDDNLETLGRKVSEIINANRLIIDNGNGDDVIISHSRNKEDSVKLSGHYVEQSDKIRASSDNTDDREDDACEESWSDEEGEDPSYTYNYSLRRRSIARRPIGPGCRLRRSKLTISGRIQGALASDEENTSEYSHPPSSQTSTLESNPDVQRVLRNIHHSQK, from the exons ATGCGCACCCCTGCTGAGACCGAGACTCTGGCCCAACCCGAAATGTACAACTTGGAAACCGAGGAAACGGGGACGTCCGCGGACGTGAGCGGAGTGGTCTTATCGTCTCCCCATCCAGAGGCTCATATATTTACTAACAG CATGCTGTGTATCCAAGAGGAGCTGGCTCAGCTGAGTGAAATCGCGGGAAGCCCCGAACGGCTAATCACCGAGCTGCGTGAGGTTCAATTGCCGAATAGTAATCATCTCAATTCCGCGAGTAACTCCAGCGACGCCGCGACAAAATGCGCTCCCGGATCGGAAAGCATCGATTCTCAACGATCGAGTTGGGTCGAGGGCATCCTGGGATGCATGCGTCCCGTTTGGACCATGTTATCGAAGGCCgctattaatgataaaatcaaGGGATTTTCAAGTAAGTTAT CTGACGATTGGGAGATACCCTTCGAAGCAATCAGCGAGCTGCAATGGCTCGGATCTGGGGCTCAAGGTGCAGTATTTAgtggaaaattaaataaggaaATAGTAGCTGTGAAAAAGGTGAAGGAACCGAAAGAGACTGACATACGCCATTTACGGAAACTCAATCATCCGAATATTGTGCACTTTAA AGGAGTGTGTACAAAACCTCCTTGCTATTGCATAATAATGGAGTTTTGTCCGTTCGGGCCATTATATGACCTTCTAAGAGCTGGAGAACCGGTTCCTCCTGCTAGATTGGTGTCATGGTCAAAACAGATAGCTGCGGGGATGGCGTATCTTCATGCTCACAAAATCATACACAGAGATCTCAAAAGTCCAAA TGTTCTAATAGGACAAGGGGAAGTAGTAAAGATCAGTGATTTCGGCACGAGTAGACAGTGGAATGAAATTAGCACGAAAATGACTTTCGCTGGTACGGTGGCGTGGATGGCGCCGGAGGTAATCAGGAACGAGCTATGCTCGGAGAAGGTAGACATATGGTCGTACGGGGTCGTACTATGGGAATTACTGAGCGGCGAGATACCTTACAAGGATGTAGATTCCTCCGCTGTTATGTGGGGAGTGGGCAGCAATTCTCTTCATTTACCAATTCCCACCAGTTGCCCGGAGGGATATGGGCTACTGGTTAAGCAGTGTTGGTCAGCCAAACCGCGTAACAGGCCTTCCTTCAAACTCATCGAGATGCACCTCGCTATTGCAGCTGTTGATGTACTCTCCACGGAACctgaagattattttaaagcaCAG CAATCTTGGAAGAAGGAAATACAGGAACACATGCAGCATATGCCACTATTTACTAATACCGATCCACGTTTCGAGGCTGAGCTAATCCGACGGAGGAAGGATGAATTGCGACACGCTCAGGATGTCAGAGAACACTATGAGCGTAAACTCGAACGTACTAACAATCTGTACTTGGAACTAAACTCTATTCTACTGCAATTAGAATTACGCGAGCGAGATGTGataaa acGACGCAGTATCGCTTTGCATAACCGTTTTGCGCTTACGGGACTGATAGCACAAGACTGCAGCCGAACTCGCACATTTGGAAATAAATGTCTGGTTTGTCTCAGGAGAGAACAGCAATCAACAGGATACAAGCAGTACAAGAAACGTCTTGTCCGTCCTTTGCTGAAGGCCCAGGAGAGGCTGTACCGCAGACGTAATGGCACAGTACAGTTCTCCACTTCCTCAACGCCTACTACTCCTCCATCGCCCACGGATTCACCACAGAGCCCTGTCAAAGCCACCATGTACACGCAGCTGAACGAATCCAATCAACCGGAAACTGTTTTAGCACCAAGCAATAGCTTCAAACAGCGTAAATACAGGCATCGTAGGGTCGGTTCGGGTTGTGGTCTAAGTTCCAGTCCTAGATCGAGTCCTCATCGTGAAAGAAAG AGTACAGAAATACCTGGAAGATTCGTTGACAGTCACACACAAACGGACACCGCAGACATCAGTGAATCGGATCACACCTCGGTAGCGAATATAGCACTTTCTTTACCGGAGAAATCCTCCTTGGACCTCGTCAGAAGACATTCATTGCATAAGCAAACAACAGAATGCTTAAACGGGAATCCAATTTTGCCGGAAACGCATTATCCTATGCAAACGAGTTCGTGCTCCAGCCCCGAGCActtagatgaaaataattccAATGGAAACGAACGTTTGAGGGATTGTAGCGACGACGACAATCTTGAGACTCTCGGCAGAAAAGTCAGCGAAATTATTAATGCGAATCGTCTTATCATTGACAATGGAAATGGCGATGATGTCATAATCTCTCATAG TAGAAATAAAGAAGATTCGGTTAAATTATCTGGGCACTATGTGGAACAATCCGATAAAATACGAGCTTCTTCGGACAATACGGATGATCGCGAAGACGATGCTTGTGAAGAAAGCTGGTCGGATGAAGAGGGAGAGGATCCAAGTTATACTTATAACTATTCCTTAAGACGAAGAAG TATCGCAAGAAGGCCGATCGGTCCCGGATGCAGATTACGAAGATCTAAACTAACAATATCCGGGAGAATACAGGGGGCATTAGCTTCTGATGAGGAAAATACTTCTGAATATTCGCATCCTCCGTCCAGTCAGACTTCCACCTTAGAAAGTAATCCGGATGTTCAAAGAGTTCTTCGTAATATACATCATTCCCAAAAA taa